From a region of the Deinococcus sp. KSM4-11 genome:
- a CDS encoding Rho termination factor N-terminal domain-containing protein yields the protein MPRAWSRKDERQYQHVKDSEKQRGVSEDRVEEIAARTVNKHRRENGRTPNTRTQGTGNPNAALSDLSRDELYNRAKERGVKGRSGMSKAELVAALGR from the coding sequence ATGCCCAGAGCCTGGAGCCGCAAGGATGAACGCCAATACCAGCACGTCAAGGACTCCGAGAAGCAGCGGGGCGTGTCGGAGGATCGAGTCGAGGAGATCGCGGCGCGCACCGTGAACAAGCACCGGCGCGAGAACGGCCGCACGCCGAACACGCGCACGCAGGGCACCGGGAATCCGAACGCGGCGCTGTCCGACCTGTCGCGGGACGAGCTGTACAACCGCGCGAAGGAACGGGGCGTGAAGGGCCGCAGCGGCATGAGCAAGGCGGAACTCGTGGCCGCGCTGGGCCGGTAG
- a CDS encoding YwbE family protein, with protein MPPLRSQIQPGVTVDIVQKQDQASGKLTRGVVAALLTSSPSHPHGIKVRLTSGQVGRVQAVVGAE; from the coding sequence ATGCCTCCACTTCGCTCCCAGATTCAGCCCGGCGTGACCGTGGATATCGTGCAGAAGCAGGATCAGGCGTCAGGGAAACTCACACGTGGTGTGGTGGCGGCGCTGCTCACGTCTTCGCCGTCGCATCCGCATGGGATCAAGGTGCGGCTCACGTCGGGGCAGGTGGGACGGGTGCAGGCGGTGGTAGGAGCGGAATAG
- the purF gene encoding amidophosphoribosyltransferase: MIFDMTTDKPQDECGVFGMYSPQPTDLAWFTYLGMFALQHRGQEAAGMCVSDGEKFHVEKDLGLVTQVFDERRLDSVRLANARVSIGHVRYSTTGSNLRFNAQPLTTRTNKGILGLAHNGNFVNAREVRNSMLMEGALFQTTNDSEVMLNLIAREADLDLIEATAAAMKELKGGYACVLMSRTQLLGFRDPNGVRPLVIGQRDDGAYVIASEPCALFTVGAKLIRDVQPGELVWVDRTGLHSLMVAPKKPTPCAFEWIYFARSDSKLDGIDAHESRIRMGHQLAREHPIDADIVVPVPDSGIGAAIGYARESGIPFDYGLYKNPYAGRTFIAPTQEARELKVKMKLSPTSAVAGKRVILVDDSIVRGTTSRQIVNLLREAGATEVHFRVSSPPIKHPCFYGIDTAARKELVASTHSIEEIRALIGADTLSFISEQGIREAVGGPGLCLACFNGEYPAGTPLLNDVDKLALEV, encoded by the coding sequence ATGATCTTCGACATGACCACCGACAAGCCGCAGGACGAATGCGGCGTGTTCGGCATGTACTCGCCGCAGCCGACGGACCTGGCGTGGTTCACGTACCTGGGCATGTTCGCCCTGCAACACCGTGGGCAGGAAGCGGCGGGCATGTGCGTGTCCGACGGCGAGAAATTCCACGTGGAGAAAGACCTGGGGCTGGTCACGCAGGTGTTCGACGAACGGCGGCTGGACTCCGTGCGGCTGGCGAACGCCCGCGTGAGCATCGGGCACGTGCGGTACAGCACGACCGGCAGCAACCTGCGCTTCAACGCCCAGCCGCTCACCACCCGCACCAACAAGGGCATCCTGGGCCTCGCGCACAACGGGAACTTCGTGAACGCCCGCGAGGTGCGCAACAGCATGCTGATGGAAGGCGCGCTGTTCCAGACCACCAACGACAGCGAGGTCATGCTGAACCTGATCGCGCGCGAGGCCGACCTCGACCTGATCGAGGCCACCGCCGCCGCCATGAAGGAACTCAAGGGCGGGTACGCCTGCGTGCTGATGAGCCGCACGCAACTGCTGGGCTTCCGCGACCCCAACGGCGTGCGGCCCCTGGTCATCGGGCAGCGCGACGACGGCGCGTACGTGATCGCCTCCGAACCGTGCGCCCTGTTCACGGTCGGCGCGAAACTGATCCGCGACGTGCAGCCCGGCGAACTCGTGTGGGTTGATCGCACCGGCCTGCACTCGCTGATGGTCGCCCCCAAGAAACCCACCCCCTGCGCATTCGAGTGGATCTACTTCGCCCGCTCCGACAGCAAACTCGACGGCATCGACGCCCACGAAAGCCGCATCCGCATGGGCCACCAGCTCGCGCGGGAACACCCCATCGACGCTGACATTGTGGTTCCGGTGCCCGACAGCGGCATCGGCGCGGCCATCGGCTACGCCCGCGAGAGCGGCATTCCCTTCGACTACGGCCTGTACAAGAACCCCTACGCGGGCCGCACCTTCATCGCGCCCACGCAGGAAGCGCGGGAACTGAAGGTCAAGATGAAACTCTCGCCCACCAGCGCCGTGGCGGGCAAACGCGTGATCCTCGTTGACGACAGCATCGTGCGGGGCACCACCAGCCGGCAGATCGTGAACCTGCTGCGCGAGGCCGGCGCGACCGAGGTTCACTTCCGCGTGTCCAGCCCGCCCATCAAGCACCCGTGCTTCTACGGCATCGACACCGCCGCGCGCAAGGAACTGGTCGCCAGCACGCACTCCATCGAGGAAATCCGGGCGTTGATCGGGGCAGACACCCTGAGCTTCATCAGCGAGCAGGGCATCCGCGAAGCCGTCGGCGGCCCCGGCCTGTGCCTGGCGTGCTTCAACGGCGAATACCCCGCCGGAACGCCGCTGCTGAACGACGTGGATAAGCTGGCGCTGGAAGTGTAA
- the purL gene encoding phosphoribosylformylglycinamidine synthase subunit PurL yields MTQIPVPSTSSLRDRAGTFGLSTEEFDLLVSQIGREPNALEAAIVGAMWSEHCGYKNSRPLFRFFPTTGPQVLQGPGENAGVVDIGDGWGVAFKMESHNHPSAVEPVQGAATGVGGILRDIFAMGARPFAVLDSLRFGNPDSPRTRFLLNGVVEGIAHYGNAIGVPTVGGEVTFHPSYQENPLVNVMALGLLRHEDLAKGTMGEVGNTIVYVGSKTGRDGLGGAVFASADLSNASQADRPAVQVGDPFMEKLLLEATLEAIQAGVVAGVQDMGAAGLVSSTCEMAYRAELGITMNLDLVPTREDGMVPMELCLSESQERMILVPVPGKEQALLDLLAKWELDVVTIGRVEAHHNYRLTWRGEVVCDLPVALLNEAPKYTREGIESDEIKAKRERDLSGVPVPGDLGAVLTDLLGHPTIASKRAIFERFDHQVMTNTVVVPGAADAAVMRVKGSGMGVAATSDCNPRFVYLDPYTGAAAAVAEAARNLACVGATPLAITDNLNFGNPHRPEVYYQLQQAVHGIADACRALNTPVTGGNVSLYNQYTEGDERVAIHPTPTIGMVGVLPDVTKRATLNLKGEGQTLYLIGEHADSIGASQYLESVHGLEAGHVPLLDLTREQAVIDATLHLIRAGLTDTAHDCAEGGLAVALAEMAIAGNTGLTVSLDAPDRTRADALLYGEAHSRIVIATRDEAGTEAALKERGVPHARLGVSGGDRVTIALPAHHIHLSVTVQTLTHAFTTPLAEILG; encoded by the coding sequence ATGACCCAGATCCCTGTTCCATCCACTTCGTCTCTCCGCGACCGTGCGGGCACGTTTGGCCTGTCCACGGAGGAATTCGACCTGCTCGTGTCGCAGATCGGCCGGGAGCCGAACGCGCTGGAGGCCGCCATCGTGGGGGCCATGTGGAGCGAGCACTGCGGCTACAAGAACTCGCGCCCGCTGTTCCGCTTCTTCCCCACCACCGGGCCGCAGGTGCTCCAGGGACCGGGCGAGAACGCGGGCGTGGTGGACATCGGCGATGGGTGGGGCGTGGCCTTCAAGATGGAGAGCCATAACCACCCGAGCGCTGTCGAGCCGGTGCAGGGCGCGGCGACCGGCGTGGGCGGCATTCTGCGCGACATCTTTGCCATGGGCGCGCGGCCCTTCGCGGTGCTGGACTCGCTGCGCTTCGGCAACCCGGACAGCCCCCGCACGCGCTTTCTGCTGAACGGCGTGGTCGAGGGCATCGCGCACTATGGCAACGCCATCGGCGTGCCCACGGTGGGCGGCGAGGTGACCTTCCACCCCAGCTACCAGGAGAACCCGCTGGTGAACGTGATGGCCCTGGGCCTGCTGCGCCACGAGGATCTGGCCAAGGGCACGATGGGTGAGGTCGGGAACACCATCGTGTACGTCGGATCGAAGACCGGGCGCGACGGCCTGGGCGGCGCCGTGTTCGCCTCGGCGGACCTCAGCAACGCCAGTCAGGCGGACCGGCCCGCCGTGCAGGTGGGCGACCCCTTCATGGAGAAACTGCTGCTGGAGGCCACCCTGGAGGCCATCCAGGCGGGTGTGGTCGCTGGTGTGCAGGACATGGGCGCGGCTGGACTGGTCAGCTCGACCTGCGAGATGGCGTACCGAGCGGAACTCGGCATCACCATGAACCTCGATCTGGTGCCCACCCGCGAGGACGGCATGGTGCCCATGGAACTGTGCCTGAGCGAGTCGCAGGAGCGCATGATCCTGGTGCCGGTGCCGGGCAAGGAACAGGCGTTGCTCGACCTGCTCGCCAAGTGGGAACTGGACGTGGTCACCATCGGGCGGGTGGAGGCCCACCACAACTACCGCCTGACGTGGCGCGGCGAGGTCGTCTGCGACCTGCCGGTGGCCCTGCTGAACGAGGCCCCCAAGTACACCCGCGAGGGCATCGAATCCGACGAGATCAAGGCCAAGCGTGAACGTGACCTGAGCGGCGTGCCCGTGCCCGGCGACCTGGGCGCGGTGCTCACGGACTTACTGGGTCACCCTACGATTGCCAGCAAGCGCGCCATCTTCGAGCGCTTCGACCATCAGGTCATGACCAACACGGTGGTTGTTCCCGGCGCGGCCGACGCCGCCGTGATGCGCGTGAAGGGCTCGGGCATGGGCGTGGCCGCCACCAGCGACTGCAACCCGCGCTTCGTGTACCTCGACCCGTACACCGGCGCCGCCGCCGCCGTGGCCGAAGCCGCCCGCAACCTCGCGTGCGTGGGCGCGACGCCGCTGGCGATCACCGACAACCTGAACTTCGGCAACCCGCACCGGCCCGAGGTGTACTACCAGCTCCAGCAGGCCGTGCACGGCATCGCGGACGCCTGCCGCGCCCTGAACACGCCGGTGACCGGCGGGAACGTCAGCCTGTACAACCAGTACACGGAAGGGGACGAGCGCGTCGCCATCCACCCCACGCCTACCATCGGCATGGTCGGGGTGCTGCCCGACGTCACGAAACGCGCCACCCTGAACCTGAAAGGGGAGGGCCAGACCCTCTACCTGATCGGCGAGCACGCCGACAGCATCGGCGCGAGCCAGTACCTCGAAAGTGTTCACGGGTTGGAGGCCGGGCACGTCCCGCTCCTCGACCTGACGCGCGAGCAGGCGGTGATCGACGCGACCCTGCACCTGATCCGCGCGGGCCTGACCGACACCGCGCACGACTGCGCCGAGGGCGGCCTCGCGGTGGCTCTGGCCGAGATGGCGATTGCTGGGAACACCGGCCTGACCGTCAGCCTCGACGCCCCCGACCGCACCCGCGCCGACGCCCTGCTGTACGGCGAGGCGCACAGCCGCATCGTGATCGCCACCCGCGACGAGGCTGGCACCGAGGCCGCCCTGAAGGAACGCGGCGTTCCCCATGCGCGGCTGGGAGTCAGCGGTGGCGACCGCGTCACCATTGCCCTCCCCGCCCACCACATACACTTGAGCGTGACCGTCCAGACCCTCACCCACGCGTTTACCACGCCCCTCGCGGAGATCCTGGGATGA
- a CDS encoding DinB family protein, with protein MTGVSAQSFLASAFEQELTMFRAALDAVPDADFQSSLLGHSPAWHALHISEWLRFFALQDFSATYAHLGWETAPWMNDLRGTPHANETNSKAIVLGELDRVGAEVVAHTRDLTDGQLGDLLRAPAAPTGQRERLTGLGMQLRHVAYHRGQVQMGKKHG; from the coding sequence ATGACGGGCGTCAGTGCCCAGAGCTTCCTGGCCAGCGCCTTCGAGCAGGAGCTGACCATGTTCCGCGCCGCGCTCGATGCCGTGCCGGACGCCGACTTCCAGTCGTCCCTGTTGGGCCACAGTCCCGCGTGGCACGCCCTGCACATCTCGGAGTGGCTGCGCTTCTTCGCGTTGCAGGACTTCAGCGCCACTTACGCCCACCTGGGCTGGGAAACCGCGCCGTGGATGAACGACCTGCGCGGCACGCCCCACGCGAACGAGACCAACAGCAAGGCCATCGTCCTGGGCGAACTCGACCGGGTCGGCGCGGAGGTTGTCGCGCACACCCGCGACCTGACCGACGGGCAGCTGGGCGACCTGCTCCGCGCGCCCGCCGCCCCCACCGGCCAGCGTGAACGCCTGACCGGCCTGGGCATGCAGCTGAGGCACGTCGCCTACCACCGTGGGCAAGTGCAGATGGGCAAGAAGCACGGCTGA
- the purQ gene encoding phosphoribosylformylglycinamidine synthase subunit PurQ: protein MKTVVIQFPGSNCDGDALHAARLLLDEHAQFVWHTEPGLPAGTDLVFLPGGFSYGDHLRSGAIAARSPIMQAVKAHAERGGYVLGVCNGFQVLTESGLLPGALSRNRELHFMCRPVHLRVESVRTAFTGAYTQGQVIEIPIAHGEGNYYADPETIARLEGNGQVVFRYVDNPNGSLNDIAGIVNERGNVLGMMPHPERAVEALLGSEDGQGVFRSLSRTGVAAVPVGA from the coding sequence ATGAAGACCGTCGTGATCCAGTTTCCCGGCAGCAACTGCGACGGTGACGCCCTGCATGCCGCGCGGCTGCTGCTCGACGAGCACGCGCAGTTCGTGTGGCACACGGAACCCGGTCTGCCGGCAGGCACCGATCTGGTGTTCCTGCCCGGCGGCTTCAGTTACGGCGATCACCTCCGCAGCGGCGCGATTGCCGCCCGCAGCCCGATCATGCAGGCCGTGAAGGCGCATGCCGAGCGGGGGGGATACGTACTGGGCGTGTGCAACGGCTTCCAGGTGCTCACCGAGAGCGGCCTGTTGCCCGGCGCGCTGAGCCGCAACCGCGAGCTGCACTTCATGTGCAGGCCCGTGCACCTGCGTGTCGAAAGCGTCCGAACCGCGTTCACCGGCGCGTACACGCAGGGCCAGGTCATCGAGATTCCCATCGCGCACGGCGAGGGCAACTACTATGCCGATCCGGAGACGATTGCCCGGCTGGAAGGGAACGGGCAGGTCGTGTTCCGGTATGTGGACAACCCCAACGGCAGCCTGAACGACATCGCCGGGATCGTGAACGAGCGCGGGAACGTGCTGGGCATGATGCCCCACCCGGAGCGGGCCGTGGAGGCCCTGCTGGGCAGCGAGGACGGCCAGGGCGTGTTTCGCAGCCTGAGCCGGACCGGCGTGGCGGCCGTGCCGGTGGGCGCATGA
- a CDS encoding cupin domain-containing protein, translating to MSIPEVVRLQDKFDAFNEHWQPKVIGELNGQHVKIAKISGEFVWHAHEHEDELFMVTQGTLLMRFRGGEQRIGVGEIIIVPRGVEHLPVAETEEVWMLMFEPAGTLNTGNVVNERTVAQPEHL from the coding sequence GTGAGCATCCCCGAAGTCGTGAGGTTGCAGGACAAATTCGACGCCTTCAACGAACACTGGCAACCGAAGGTGATCGGGGAGCTGAACGGTCAGCACGTGAAGATCGCCAAGATCAGCGGCGAGTTCGTGTGGCACGCGCATGAGCACGAGGACGAGCTGTTCATGGTCACGCAGGGCACGCTGCTGATGCGCTTCAGAGGCGGCGAGCAGCGGATCGGGGTGGGGGAGATCATCATCGTGCCGCGCGGCGTGGAGCACCTGCCCGTGGCGGAGACGGAGGAGGTCTGGATGCTGATGTTCGAACCTGCCGGCACCCTGAACACCGGGAATGTCGTCAACGAGCGCACCGTGGCGCAGCCGGAGCACCTGTGA
- the purS gene encoding phosphoribosylformylglycinamidine synthase subunit PurS — protein sequence MSTFKAKVFVTLKPSILDPQGRTVERALSHLDHGNVNGVRVGKYIELTLNGSRDDVEAQLRDITENVLSNPVMEDARWELNEA from the coding sequence ATGTCCACCTTCAAAGCCAAAGTGTTCGTGACCCTCAAGCCCAGCATCCTCGACCCGCAGGGACGCACCGTGGAACGCGCCCTGTCGCACCTCGACCACGGGAACGTGAACGGCGTGCGCGTCGGGAAGTACATCGAACTGACCCTGAACGGCAGCCGCGACGACGTGGAAGCCCAACTGAGGGACATCACCGAGAACGTGCTGAGCAATCCCGTGATGGAGGATGCCCGCTGGGAGTTGAACGAGGCGTGA
- the purC gene encoding phosphoribosylaminoimidazolesuccinocarboxamide synthase — translation MTAPSSEGRQRGEMKYEGKAKRVYATADPSEYIVEYKDDATAFNAQKRGSWVGKGATNNAITAHLYPLLEAAGVPTHFVGKLSDTEQLVKAVTIVPVEVIVRNVAAGSFSKRLGIEEGTPLEHPIVEYCYKSDALGDPLINTDTALSLGWATEPQLLRIRELALKIRGFLVPYFLARGVRLIDFKLEFGTLPDGTIVLADEISPDTCRFWDAETNEKMDKDRFRRDLGGVEDAYAEMLRRVTAPAEG, via the coding sequence ATGACGGCACCGAGCAGCGAAGGGCGACAGCGGGGCGAGATGAAGTACGAGGGCAAGGCCAAACGCGTCTACGCCACCGCCGATCCCAGTGAGTACATCGTGGAATACAAGGACGACGCCACCGCCTTCAATGCCCAGAAACGCGGATCCTGGGTGGGCAAGGGCGCCACGAACAACGCCATCACCGCGCACCTGTACCCGCTGCTGGAGGCCGCCGGAGTGCCCACGCACTTCGTCGGGAAACTCTCCGACACCGAGCAGCTCGTGAAGGCCGTGACCATCGTGCCAGTGGAAGTCATCGTGCGGAACGTCGCCGCCGGGAGCTTCTCCAAGCGCCTGGGCATCGAGGAAGGCACGCCGCTGGAACACCCCATCGTCGAGTACTGCTACAAGTCCGACGCGCTGGGCGATCCGCTGATCAACACCGATACCGCCCTGAGCCTCGGCTGGGCCACCGAACCGCAACTGCTGCGCATCCGCGAACTCGCCCTGAAGATCCGGGGCTTCCTGGTGCCGTACTTCCTGGCACGCGGCGTGCGCCTGATCGACTTCAAACTCGAATTCGGCACCCTGCCCGACGGCACCATCGTCCTCGCCGACGAGATCAGCCCCGACACCTGCCGCTTCTGGGACGCCGAAACGAACGAGAAGATGGACAAAGACCGTTTCCGCCGCGACCTGGGCGGCGTCGAGGACGCGTACGCGGAGATGCTGCGGCGCGTGACCGCCCCGGCCGAGGGCTGA
- a CDS encoding DR2241 family protein, with the protein MPPARWALQCQHMRSLILIGHGSHLNGESAVAVYRYADLIRERGLYDEVIEGYWKEEPSLRQVLKTTSSTDVTVIPMFISEGYFTEVVIPRELGLGHQGSVPPGGVARVIGGRTVRYTLPYGVHPSMTDVILARAREALPDFSAQDTALIVLGHGTTRNENSNKVIYHNADLIRETGQFAQVQALFLDEDPKVGTWPEVITAPRVVVVPFFASEGWHTLETIPEDMGLTGDVTPFPENPHGPQTVYYARPVGTHPAVADVILHLAQEASGATSQDGDIERGHEHAWQTLLDRARRGLRLGEVLITPDSGVYEVRHMLDEGRPGGDLRTLVTPEGVRDSVRHDDGGDHRPVHTLRNLPRGWRAVLSEPDLRRALHYVYPAVVEETYAHTCHALRATPWPTTARRQTGIYAKVQKATSEQVEHVAQEVCKSCLRTRLWAGDKLAHTFFDGVPGGIPCAEACTVMVAEVREEVSGNRGQAGGHSH; encoded by the coding sequence ATTCCGCCCGCCCGGTGGGCGCTACAGTGCCAGCATATGCGTTCCCTGATCCTCATCGGGCACGGCTCCCACCTGAACGGCGAGTCTGCCGTGGCCGTCTACCGATACGCCGACCTGATCCGCGAGCGCGGCCTGTACGACGAGGTCATCGAGGGGTACTGGAAAGAGGAACCCTCGCTGCGGCAGGTGCTGAAAACCACCTCCAGTACCGACGTGACCGTGATTCCCATGTTCATCAGCGAGGGCTACTTCACGGAGGTCGTCATTCCGCGCGAACTGGGGCTGGGCCACCAGGGATCGGTGCCGCCCGGCGGCGTGGCCCGCGTGATCGGTGGGCGCACCGTGCGCTACACCCTGCCGTACGGCGTGCACCCCAGCATGACCGACGTGATCCTGGCCCGCGCCCGCGAGGCCCTGCCGGACTTCAGCGCGCAGGACACCGCCCTGATCGTGCTCGGCCACGGCACCACCCGCAACGAGAACAGCAACAAGGTCATCTACCACAACGCCGACCTGATCCGCGAGACCGGGCAGTTCGCGCAGGTGCAGGCGCTGTTTCTCGATGAAGATCCCAAGGTCGGCACGTGGCCGGAGGTCATCACGGCCCCGCGCGTGGTCGTGGTGCCCTTCTTCGCCAGTGAGGGCTGGCACACCCTGGAAACCATTCCCGAGGACATGGGCCTGACCGGCGACGTCACGCCCTTCCCGGAGAACCCGCACGGCCCGCAGACCGTGTACTACGCCAGGCCCGTGGGCACGCACCCCGCGGTGGCCGACGTGATCCTGCACCTCGCCCAGGAAGCCAGCGGGGCCACGTCCCAGGACGGCGACATCGAGCGCGGGCACGAGCATGCGTGGCAGACCTTGCTGGACCGCGCCCGCCGGGGCCTGCGCCTGGGCGAGGTGCTGATCACCCCGGACAGTGGCGTGTACGAGGTGCGCCACATGCTCGACGAGGGCCGTCCCGGCGGTGACCTGCGCACCCTCGTCACGCCCGAGGGCGTGCGCGACTCTGTGCGCCACGACGACGGCGGCGACCACCGCCCCGTGCACACCCTCCGGAACCTGCCGCGCGGCTGGCGGGCGGTGCTCAGTGAACCGGACCTGCGCCGCGCCCTGCACTACGTGTACCCGGCAGTCGTCGAGGAGACCTACGCCCACACCTGCCACGCCCTGCGCGCCACGCCCTGGCCCACCACGGCCCGCCGCCAGACCGGGATCTACGCCAAGGTGCAGAAAGCCACCTCCGAGCAGGTCGAGCACGTCGCGCAGGAGGTCTGTAAATCCTGCCTGCGCACGCGGCTGTGGGCCGGAGACAAACTCGCGCACACCTTCTTCGACGGCGTGCCCGGCGGCATTCCCTGCGCGGAGGCGTGCACGGTCATGGTGGCCGAGGTGCGCGAGGAAGTCAGCGGGAACCGTGGCCAGGCGGGCGGACACAGCCACTAG
- a CDS encoding M20/M25/M40 family metallo-hydrolase: MPLSYLTRIAQTPAPTFHEERRAELIASLWQDLGYTTERDDVGNVLTRLTPPGTEGRPALLLAAHLDTVFEAGTDVTVREDAGRLVGPGVGDNSASLAVVTALLRDLRGGGSTLTRPLWVAANVGEEGLGDLRGSKSLIEQHSPQLGAFVAVDGYLGVAVTRGVGVRRYRASFIGPGGHSWGDQGPSALHALGRAISALYALHLPLTPRTTLNVGVAGGGTSVNSIAGSADLLLDLRSLDAGMLADLDGRAVAALHAAAREVGVTVRIERVGDRPGGHLNSEPLLPLIREAAREIKLDVRTASSSTDANAAAPHGLSAVAVGVYRGGNAHRTDEWVQAASLGSGLKFLRRMVDLYQRRPVR; the protein is encoded by the coding sequence ATGCCCCTGTCCTACCTGACGCGGATCGCGCAGACGCCGGCCCCGACCTTCCATGAGGAACGCCGGGCCGAACTGATCGCGTCGCTGTGGCAGGATCTCGGCTACACCACGGAACGCGACGACGTGGGCAACGTCCTGACCCGTCTCACGCCGCCCGGCACCGAGGGCAGACCTGCCCTGCTGCTGGCCGCGCACCTCGACACCGTATTCGAGGCGGGCACCGACGTGACGGTACGCGAGGACGCCGGCCGACTCGTGGGGCCGGGGGTGGGCGACAACAGCGCTAGCCTGGCGGTCGTCACGGCGCTGCTGCGTGACCTGCGCGGCGGCGGCAGCACCTTGACCCGGCCGCTGTGGGTGGCCGCGAACGTGGGCGAGGAAGGCCTGGGCGACCTGCGCGGCAGCAAGTCCCTGATCGAACAGCACAGTCCGCAGCTGGGGGCCTTCGTCGCCGTGGACGGCTACCTGGGCGTGGCGGTCACGCGCGGCGTGGGCGTGCGCCGCTACCGCGCGAGCTTCATCGGGCCGGGCGGGCACTCGTGGGGCGACCAGGGGCCGAGCGCCCTGCATGCCCTGGGACGCGCCATCAGCGCCCTGTACGCCCTGCACCTGCCCCTCACGCCGCGCACGACCCTGAACGTGGGGGTGGCGGGCGGCGGCACGAGCGTGAACTCGATCGCCGGGAGCGCCGACCTGCTGCTGGACCTGCGGTCGCTGGACGCCGGGATGCTCGCGGATCTGGACGGCCGCGCGGTCGCGGCCCTGCACGCGGCGGCGCGCGAGGTGGGCGTGACCGTGCGGATCGAGCGGGTCGGGGATCGCCCTGGCGGGCACCTGAACAGCGAGCCGCTGCTGCCCCTGATCCGGGAGGCGGCCCGCGAGATCAAGCTTGACGTCCGCACCGCCTCGAGTTCCACGGACGCGAACGCGGCCGCGCCGCACGGCCTGAGCGCGGTGGCGGTGGGGGTGTACCGGGGCGGGAACGCGCACCGCACGGACGAGTGGGTGCAGGCGGCCAGTCTGGGCTCGGGGCTGAAGTTCCTGCGCCGCATGGTGGATCTGTACCAGCGTCGCCCCGTGCGCTGA
- a CDS encoding S41 family peptidase, with protein sequence MNARPGPIRRSLRWLAVGSALLAGVNALAAPSSPAQALYTRVNTLIQQQYGGLSTVDRAALTREYQTRLDAVCAAEGADCPESKAYPVVTAEVTALGDDHSYFMTPDDLKDFVSRATGGTRRQFGVKLASLDGENRVVTEVVPGSAADTAGLKRGDLLVTLDGKPYTYAGLRAARDAGTAITLGLTRVGQPVTVSIASSESSTEELPLVQYVPAPSAMNPQADVAVLRIPTFLSGGGVAQRVHDLVGEAQTHGAAGMIVDLRGDPGGSLSECDSAVSAFVPTVIRLARSADGNSRTVVSRGTRLEDGMPSGGVRRPHLWTGPLAVLVDQGSASCSEFFAYEVQYAGRGPIIGENTAGVGNTATRVFDAGDGGLQLTILNYAKPDGTPYPVHVTPNQTFAQGEAQLRDLTLGKDDLLEAGLKALTSAPVLGSDPYQLP encoded by the coding sequence ATGAACGCCCGCCCAGGGCCGATCCGGCGCAGTCTGCGGTGGCTCGCCGTCGGCAGCGCGCTGCTCGCGGGTGTGAACGCCCTGGCCGCGCCCTCCTCGCCCGCACAGGCCCTCTACACGCGCGTGAACACCCTGATCCAGCAGCAGTACGGGGGGCTGTCCACGGTCGATCGTGCCGCCCTGACCCGTGAGTACCAGACGCGTCTGGACGCCGTGTGTGCCGCCGAAGGTGCCGACTGCCCTGAGAGCAAGGCCTACCCGGTCGTGACAGCCGAGGTGACGGCCCTGGGCGACGACCACAGTTATTTCATGACGCCTGACGACCTGAAGGACTTCGTGTCGCGCGCCACGGGCGGCACCCGGCGGCAGTTCGGCGTGAAGCTCGCCAGTCTGGACGGCGAGAACCGCGTGGTGACTGAAGTCGTGCCCGGCAGCGCCGCCGACACGGCCGGCCTGAAACGCGGCGACCTGCTCGTCACGCTGGACGGCAAGCCCTACACCTACGCGGGCCTGCGCGCCGCGCGGGATGCGGGCACGGCCATCACGCTGGGCCTGACTCGTGTGGGGCAGCCGGTCACCGTCAGCATCGCGTCCAGCGAGAGCAGCACCGAGGAACTGCCGCTCGTGCAGTACGTGCCCGCTCCGAGCGCCATGAACCCGCAGGCGGACGTGGCGGTTCTGCGTATCCCGACCTTCCTGTCCGGTGGGGGCGTCGCGCAGCGCGTGCACGACCTGGTGGGCGAGGCGCAGACGCACGGCGCGGCGGGCATGATCGTGGACCTGCGCGGCGATCCCGGCGGCAGCCTGAGCGAGTGCGACAGCGCGGTCAGCGCCTTCGTGCCCACCGTGATCCGCCTGGCCCGCTCGGCCGACGGGAACAGCCGCACGGTCGTGAGCCGGGGCACGCGCCTGGAAGACGGCATGCCCAGCGGCGGCGTGCGCCGCCCGCACCTGTGGACGGGGCCGCTAGCCGTGCTGGTCGACCAGGGCAGCGCGTCGTGCAGCGAGTTTTTCGCCTATGAAGTGCAGTACGCCGGGCGCGGGCCGATCATCGGGGAGAACACGGCGGGTGTGGGCAACACCGCGACCCGCGTGTTCGACGCGGGCGACGGCGGCCTGCAACTCACCATCCTGAATTACGCGAAACCCGATGGCACGCCGTACCCTGTACACGTCACTCCCAACCAGACCTTTGCGCAGGGGGAGGCGCAACTGCGCGACCTGACGCTCGGCAAGGACGACCTGCTCGAGGCGGGCTTGAAGGCCCTGACGAGCGCGCCCGTGCTGGGCAGCGATCCGTACCAGCTGCCCTGA